The Callospermophilus lateralis isolate mCalLat2 chromosome 4, mCalLat2.hap1, whole genome shotgun sequence genomic interval TTAGACCGTTGCATAATCCCTGCAGGCGTTATGTATGATGAAAAGTGCAATGATTTCTAGTTAAAACTAGAAAATGATTAGTGAAGGTAATGAATTGTACATCATTCAGATACAAGAAAAGCATTGTCTATGGGACATTCATTATGATGTTACTCTAAGGGTATTAAGGACATGGAAGTAGATGTTTGAAATATTCCAAGCCTTGACTCCACTCCAGGTTTCACAATGCATGTCCATGAAGAAATTAGTGGAAATGACGTTATATATAtgctctgggggaaaaaaattcatAGATGTTACTTACTATtattaccttttttcttaaaataactgATTGTTGCTTGCAACCTAAATAGTCTTAATAATAGGAAAACTCATAGTCCAAGGTTGTGACTTTACACTATGAAAGTATTTATTATAAAAAAGTATTTATTATAAAAGAATTTATTTGTAGAGATATGCCTGTACTAGTTTAGGTAAGGAGATCCATCTTGCCCTAATTATAAAATCGAAAGGGTAAGATCTCAGATCACAGCAGACAAACCCTAATTTGAGCCATCTTTGGCCCTTACAAACTGCGTGCTCTTGGGAAAATTATGTAACTTCACTTTAAAGTGGAAATAATGACTGCGGCTGTGCGTACTTGTTACATAACACATCCTGTTGCCGATCTTCTACTGGGTATGCTCTAAATGGTAAATACCACTAGGAGAGGCAGACAGGAAGGGGCGGAGCGCCCGCCGGCCCAGCACCGCACCCGAGCTAGCGACCGCTGCGGGAGGTGCGGGTGAGCCCGGCGGCTGCTTTGCTATTCCGGCCCTTTGGTCCTGGCCGTTGCTCCGGGGCCGGCAGAGCCTACGATGAACCTCAGGCGCTGGGCAGGCAGCGATATTGGGTCCATGGCTCCAGCGATGACTCCGGTGGCGGCTCCGTTGTCCCTGGCTGTCAAGGCCCCAAACCCGGCAGCAGCCCCCACCTCCTATGGGGTCTTCTGCAAGGGGCTCTCTCGCACCCTGCTCGCCTTCTTCGAGCTGGCCTGGCAGCTACGGATGAACTTCCCGTATTTCTACATCGCAGGCTCGGTGATCCTCAACATCCGTTTGCAGGTACACATTTAGAAAAGTGACTAAGCTGCCGGCCTTGGGCGGCTAGCATGATGGCCGACTCCCAGACATCCCCGGGACTTAGTGAACCTGCGAGCGAGGAGCGCGGAGATCTCGCGAGGGGGCCCGGACGCACTCCGCGCCTGCGCTCTGCGCTCCTAGCGCTCCTTGGACCTTGGCGGGACCCCTGCTGGGACCAAAAAGAGGCCTTAGGAGAGTCCGGGAATTGAGACCTTCGGCTAAAACTCCCCCAAATCAGAAACTTTGTATTCGTAAACTCCAATCGAATTCCAGGATATAACAGAAGGGCACAGAATATATCATTAAAAAGGAAGACCGAActtttcagggggaaaaaaaaaatttgagtgtGCAACAAATTCATGGCCTGAGTGAAAATTAAGAAATCAGTAAACTTAGGGAATACCGGTATGGATTGTTAGCAAGACGCTGAAGAAAAAGCCGATGGTATTAAGGATATGAAGTGGaaggcatatgttttttcatcccaCGTGAAGGACAAAGCAAAACTGTACAGGAAAAACATCCTCCAAACACTAAATGTGAAATGCTGCACGATTTTGAACAAATGGTGGAAGCGTGaggaaatgcattctgctttaaCGTCCCTGTGAGCAGCACTGGGATCACGATCTTTGCAAAAAGGAAATCCAAACAGCATAAAACTTGGCTATTCATTGAATAATATTTTACCATAATAATGCAAATTCTGTGTGTGGTTTTTCCCCTTTTAAGGAAATATTTAATTATGGTTACAGAATAGAATGTGAAAGTCATTAGTCTTGATGTAAAAATACAAATGGGAATGTTGTAGGAGGGAGGAAAACGTAATTGGAATGGTTACGTGTTCTAATAAAGTGGAGAGTTGAGAGACACAATCTGTTGTGAAGGGAAAAGAAGATATTTTGTTACTTACAAGGTAGCCATGGTTTCTGAACAAGAACTATAACTATTAAAAGTAGGAAGGTGGGAGGCGAGAACAGCATGAAGTCAACAGGAAATCCTGAAGATGGAGAGTTCAGGTAGGActcctaaaaagaaaaattgataaGAGTACTTGGTGTCTTTGAATGTAGACTAGGAATTTTTCAAAGAGGCTGGGATGAATTATTAGTCTGCAGCCTTTTCAAAATTCAGAAAACAAAACTAATAAatccaaggaaaaatgaaaagttataaaaaaatatattgcaaCTGAATATTAGTCATGTAAATTCACTTATAGATATTGACTACTAGTTTAGCAAATGATTATATAGCATTTGAGAAAATGGAAGAGGAGAGAGACATAATTGTGAAAAGTCAAATCAAGATTAATATGGGGGTGGAAGTGAGTGCTTCCCTAGCATCCACCAGGACTggattcagtgtgtgtgtgtgtgtgtgtgtgtgtgtgtatacccatATATGTATATCCAGAAAAAGCGATACAAACATgtttttcagaaatatctgcagtAAGAAACAGGTTACAAGCTGTTGTCTCTGGAAGAAGGAAATAAAGGGTAGGTCAAAAAAAGACCAAGTTTTGCTTTTTTTCACTACTAGTTTAATAGTattatttgatttcttttaacTATGTGTAAGCTTTTGTTTAATTGAAAACTTACTTAAAtacatttcctttttaaaagttcCCTAGGCAATTTAAATATATACCACTGATTAAAAGTCACAAGAGTAGAATGGGACTGAGCTGCTCAATCAGGCAAACTTCTTCAAATATTCATATTCTGTAGTTTTGTGGTGAGAGATAGATCCATTAATCTTCCTaaacctgtttcctcatctgtaaatgagGGTAATACCCCCACCTTGAAAGTTAGTCTAAGAATTAGAAGTAAACCTGCCCTAGTTCTTCATATATCCATAATAAACAATACTTCTTATAATAATACCACGTTAGAAAGTGAATAAGATGTAAAAGGACATACAGAAAGATGCTTTTCCAAAAGAAGTTTTAAGTTCTAAAGAAGGTAACAAGTAGGGTGGTGATCATAGCAGGATGGAAAAGATGCTCTAGAATGATCCTAGCTGAGATATTTGCACACAAGGGGGCCATGTTTGCCTGAGTAAAGATTTAAACGCTGCACTGTTCTATATTCTGGTTGTGTCTGTCAAACAATAGTCTTAAAATAAGAGGAGTCCTGCCCCTGCCTCACCTTACCTGGCTTTGGGCTCTTCCTACTCTATTCCTTTTCTGCAGCCAAACTTATCAAGTATATCTTCCTCTTCTATCTGCTTTTTTGCCCATAGATGTTCTTCCTGTTTTAAGGACAAGTTTAGGTGAtactttttccattattttttcccAAATTCCCCTGAACAGTTTGGGGCTTACAACTTCTAATCCATCTAAGATCTGTTAATATCAAAATGCTATTTTTATAGGCTTCCCACATTTCCCTAATAGTAAGTTAATtatctggttttgtttttgttttatatattccaAGAACACAGATTTCTTGGATGACTAAGAGTAAAGAGCCAAAACATTTTACTCTAAAATATTATAAGGTAGTTCAGTCAATGAAATTGTAATACTGAAGCACTTAGAATAGTAGGTATTATATCCCAGAAGCACTAATGTCCCAGtttgtaacattttaaaaatctgtttgcCATTAGCACTAAAATTGTGACATAGTGGAGTACTTCATTTTGGTAACTGTATGAACATGTTTCCATCAGCTTTTTATTATCATATCTTTTATTACATTAAAGAAACTAAGGCCTTTATAGCAGTTAAAATATTTATCTCTTCCTCCCACTGGATTGGAAGCTGTAGAAGGAAGCTTCTGTATCCTATCCAAGCTTACATCCTATAGTATCAGCAAATTTATAGTAGGATCTATATGTCAGCTTGGTGATTTGCCCTTTCATCTTCATAAATGCTTTCAAACCTTAATATGTATTTTCCCTCTTATATGACGCAGTTTGGTGAAGTTTCCCAGGGAGAAAATGAAATTTATGCCATGACTAAACCTCTTATTGTTCTAATTCAcaattaattttattcttcttggcaCACTCACAGGAACATCCAGGAGGCCATGGATTTGTTTCCTGCTCTATCATCAAGCCTAGAGCATTATTGTCTGATGCAAAGCAAAGAACAAATATTGCTgaataagtaaatgaatgccaATTTAGTTGGTTATTCAGTACAGTCAATAGTCGGTAAAGGAAACAAAGTTATGTTTGCCTCTAATATCAAAGTGTTCCACTTTATTACCCATGAATTG includes:
- the Smim10l1 gene encoding small integral membrane protein 10-like protein 1, with the protein product MNLRRWAGSDIGSMAPAMTPVAAPLSLAVKAPNPAAAPTSYGVFCKGLSRTLLAFFELAWQLRMNFPYFYIAGSVILNIRLQVHI